A genomic region of Candidatus Yanofskybacteria bacterium contains the following coding sequences:
- a CDS encoding 16S rRNA (cytosine(1402)-N(4))-methyltransferase, giving the protein MNKERVHTPVLLEETIDYLNLGDGIGKTVIDATLDGGGHATALRERLPNLKILGIELDPVMVNELELDPSIVVTNDSYANIKAVAEKYNLKPDGVYFDLGVSSWHYESSSRGFTFQKDQPLDMRFNPEKQKITAQTIINTYTKNEIEEILVKYGEEQFASEIADSINKTRKERPIITTTQLVEAISVAVPNWYKHRKINFATKTFQALRIEVNDEMGTISKGIEGAIDILVPGGRLVVISFQGLEDKTVKEIFKQKAKEGIIKFVTKDTIKPKWSEVTKNPRARSAKMKIVEKL; this is encoded by the coding sequence ATGAATAAAGAAAGAGTCCATACACCAGTATTACTAGAGGAAACCATTGATTATTTAAATTTAGGAGATGGCATAGGCAAAACAGTTATAGATGCCACGCTAGATGGTGGTGGTCACGCAACGGCATTGAGAGAAAGACTGCCGAACTTGAAAATATTGGGCATAGAGCTGGATCCAGTGATGGTAAATGAGCTGGAGCTCGATCCTTCCATAGTTGTTACGAATGATAGCTATGCAAATATAAAGGCGGTGGCTGAGAAATATAATCTCAAGCCCGATGGAGTGTATTTCGATCTAGGAGTATCTTCATGGCACTATGAGTCTTCAAGTAGAGGATTCACGTTTCAAAAAGATCAGCCCTTAGATATGAGGTTTAATCCTGAGAAGCAGAAGATTACGGCCCAGACCATCATAAACACTTATACAAAGAATGAGATTGAAGAGATTTTGGTGAAATATGGCGAAGAGCAGTTTGCTTCAGAAATAGCCGATAGCATTAACAAAACCAGGAAAGAGAGGCCGATAATAACGACTACGCAATTGGTCGAAGCGATATCGGTAGCCGTGCCTAATTGGTATAAGCATAGAAAAATAAATTTTGCGACAAAGACGTTCCAGGCATTGAGAATCGAGGTAAACGACGAGATGGGGACCATAAGTAAAGGTATCGAGGGAGCTATCGACATTCTAGTTCCTGGTGGAAGATTGGTCGTCATATCATTCCAGGGGTTGGAAGATAAGACAGTTAAAGAGATTTTTAAACAGAAAGCGAAAGAAGGGATCATAAAATTTGTTACCAAAGATACCATTAAGCCCAAATGGAGCGAGGTGACGAAGAATCCCAGAGCGCGAAGCGCTAAGATGAAGATAGTCGAGAAGTTGTAA
- a CDS encoding cell division/cell wall cluster transcriptional repressor MraZ translates to MLIGEYKHSLDAKKRLAIPSKFRKELGEGAVLTRGLDGCLFVFPSKYWNQLTEKIVNMPIGQQDSRAFSRLMLSSAAEVDFDALGRVLIPDSLKNYADLKKTVIVTGVFNRLELWDEAKWEGYKSNLEKNSDNIAQKLGDLGII, encoded by the coding sequence ATGCTAATCGGAGAATACAAACATAGCTTAGATGCCAAGAAAAGATTAGCAATCCCTTCAAAATTTAGGAAAGAGTTAGGCGAAGGCGCGGTTCTAACGAGAGGGCTCGATGGATGCCTATTCGTGTTTCCTTCAAAATATTGGAATCAGCTAACCGAGAAAATCGTGAATATGCCGATTGGTCAGCAAGATTCAAGGGCATTTAGTAGGTTGATGCTTTCAAGCGCCGCAGAAGTTGATTTTGACGCCTTGGGGAGGGTTCTTATACCAGATAGTTTAAAGAATTATGCCGATCTGAAGAAGACAGTCATCGTAACGGGAGTATTCAATAGGCTGGAGCTCTGGGACGAAGCTAAGTGGGAGGGCTATAAGTCTAATCTTGAAAAGAATTCTGATAATATCGCTCAAAAGTTGGGTGATCTAGGAATAATTTAA